Proteins from one Mixophyes fleayi isolate aMixFle1 chromosome 9, aMixFle1.hap1, whole genome shotgun sequence genomic window:
- the ZBTB33 gene encoding transcriptional regulator Kaiso, with amino-acid sequence MEAKKLITATDTQYSGSLLQSLNDQRMQGLYCDVTVIVEDRKFKAHKNILSACSTYFHQLFTVAGQVVELNFIRADIFAEILNYIYSAKIVRVKCDMLEELIKSGKLLGVPFIAELGIPLSQVKSISSGVKDNSPDAQPNTDQKAREPTKNTSSPSSSKAVGDSGMPVITEAFSLSFNKESKTDTDSKADESDDDVIFCSETVQAKQTTPEKKDSVQPPALSANDQVPDTKKVTPSSQSQQFVQNTKPQTQPPLRNVASAPKITAPVSPNNVNSSLPTQNAPTNGSSTPQVSVTAIVPVQHSQNASSSGATIPVQKNVPPTVNQNLPKLQPIGIVQPKTELILDADCISTPASSVVSLGQHTITHKNVSFDGVQKKQVVTFSHGSSSKPGEFKIKIADVNSGTSKDSHLSSEPRRIMDGKKIITLDTASEIEGLSTGCKVYANIGEDTYDIVIPIKEEEEEEGLSKLDEDGFPNRKRMKLKHDDHYELIVDGRVYYICIVCKRSYVCLTSLRRHFNVHSWEKKYPCRYCERVFPLAEYRTKHEIHHTGERRYQCLTCGGSFINYQVMASHIRSVHSMDPAGDSKLYRLNPCKTLQIRQYAYITDNTNNVPVINDGGIVYDIDPDKPQPASAENNSNDGPKPVNWDDIFLQQSSQNMFKPTTSEGSTEFEFVIPESY; translated from the coding sequence ATGGAGGCGAAAAAATTGATCACTGCGACAGATACCCAGTACTCTGGCAGCTTGCTTCAGTCTTTAAATGATCAGCGAATGCAAGGGTTGTACTGTGATGTCACAGTCATCGTTGAAGACCGCAAATTCAAAGCTCACAAAAATATTCTTTCTGCCTGCAGCACTTATTTCCACCAACTGTTCACTGTTGCTGGGCAAGTAGTGGAACTGAATTTTATCAGAGCGGATATCTTTGCGGAAATCCTTAACTATATTTACAGCGCCAAAATTGTCCGTGTGAAATGTGACATGCTGGAAGAGTTGATTAAGTCTGGGAAATTACTAGGGGTCCCTTTTATAGCTGAACTTGGGATACCTCTGTCACAAGTGAAAAGTATTTCTAGTGGAGTTAAGGACAACAGTCCCGATGCCCAGCCCAATACTGATCAAAAAGCACGAGAACCAACAAAAAACACATCAAGCCCATCATCAAGTAAAGCTGTGGGGGACTCTGGAATGCCAGTAATCACAGAAGCCTTTTCCTTATCATTCAATAAAGAATCCAAGACTGATACTGATTCAAAGGCTGATGAGTCAGATGATGATGTGATCTTTTGTTCAGAGACCGTGCAGGCCAAACAAACTACGCCAGAAAAAAAGGATTCTGTACAGCCCCCAGCTCTTTCTGCCAATGACCAAGTACCCGACACAAAGAAAGTTACACCATCTAGTCAATCACAACAGTTTGTCCAAAACACTAAACCCCAGACGCAACCCCCTTTAAGAAACGTAGCTTCTGCTCCAAAAATCACAGCACCTGTTTCACCCAATAATGTAAATTCAAGTCTGCCCACTCAAAATGCACCTACAAATGGCTCTTCTACTCCACAAGTCTCAGTCACCGCCATTGTTCCAGTACAGCATTCCCAAAACGCCTCGTCTTCTGGTGCAACCATACCAGTCCAAAAGAATGTGCCCCCTACCGTTAATCAAAACTTACCGAAACTACAACCGATTGGTATTGTTCAGCCCAAAACAGAACTGATATTGGATGCAGACTGCATTTCAACTCCTGCGTCTTCAGTAGTATCTTTGGGGCAGCATACAATCACACACAAAAATGTTTCGTTTGACGGAGTGCAAAAAAAGCAAGTGGTTACCTTTAGCCACGGATCTTCTTCAAAGCCAGGTGAATTCAAGATTAAGATTGCGGATGTCAACTCTGGAACTAGCAAGGACTCCCATTTGTCTTCTGAGCCTCGACGCATAATGGATGGTAAAAAAATCATTACATTAGACACAGCATCTGAAATAGAAGGGCTGTCAACAGGCTGCAAAGTTTATGCCAATATTGGTGAGGATACATATGACATTGTAATCCCCATcaaggaagaggaagaagaagaaggattgTCCAAGCTGGATGAAGACGGTTTCCCAAACCGTAAACGTATGAAATTGAAACATGATGATCACTATGAGCTGATTGTGGATGGAAGAGTCTATTATATTTGCATTGTATGCAAACGATCATATGTTTGTCTAACCAGTTTACGAAGACATTTTAATGTTCACTCCTGGGAGAAAAAATACCCTTGTCGTTACTGTGAGAGAGTTTTTCCCCTTGCAGAATACCGTACAAAGCACGAAATACATCATACAGGTGAAAGAAGATACCAGTGCTTGACTTGTGGTGGTTCTTTTATTAACTACCAGGTCATGGCTTCACACATTAGATCAGTTCATAGTATGGACCCTGCTGGAGATTCAAAGCTTTACCGTTTGAATCCTTGCAAGACATTACAGATTAGGCAGTATGCATACATAACTGATAATACCAATAATGTCCCTGTTATCAACGATGGTGGAATTGTCTATGACATTGACCCAGATAAACCACAACCAGCATCTGCAGAGAACAACTCTAACGATGGGCCAAAGCCTGTAAACTGGGACGATATCTTCCTTCAGCAGTCCAGTCAGAACATGTTTAAACCCACTACGTCTGAAGGCAGTACTGAATTTGAATTTGTTATACCAGAATCCTATTAA